From Pirellulaceae bacterium:
ATGATATCAACGCATTTCACCGCTCCACCATCAGTTCCGCTCACCCCTGTCTCCCTCAAGCCTAACGGTTTGGAGCGCAATTCCACGGTTGAGCCGTGGGCTTTCACACCCCACCTGTTAGACCGCCTACGCACTCTTTAAGCCCAGTGATTCCGAATAACGTTTGTCCGGTACGTATTACCGCGGCTGCTGGCACGTACTTAGCCCGGACTTCCTCTGCGGTTAGGTCAACTAAGGGGGATGACCCCCAAAGATTTCCACCCCACTGACAGCGGTTTACAACCCGAAGGCCTTCATCCCGCACGCGGCGTCGCTCCGTCAGACTTTCGTCCATTGCGGAAGATTCTCGACTGCAGCCACCCGTAGGTGTCTGGGCAGTGTCTCAGTCCCAGTGAGACGGGCCACGCTCTCACGCCCGCTACCCATCTTTGCCTTGGTGAGCCGTTACCTCACCAACAAACTAATAGGACGCAGGGCCATCCCCAGGCGGAATCTCACCTTTGGTCCAGGGACATCATCTAGTATTACCGGCAGTTTCCCGCCGCTATCCCAGACCTGGAGGTAGGTACCCTACGCGTTACTCTCCCTTTCGCCGCTTTCCAGATCCAATGCAAGCACCGGATCTTTCTCGCTCGACTTGCATGCCTAATCCACGCCGCCAACGTTCATTCTGAGCCAGGATCAAACCCTTCAATTAAATTGCTTACTGCGGCTAGACCGTTTCCGGACTATCGCAGATGACGAGCCAATTGAGAGTCTGTTTTGGTGACATCACCATTAGGTAAACGGTGAGTCACCGGTTCGCATAGCCTTATGCAAATTCTCAAATAAGAACATTCACAAGAGGTCACTACCAAATTGTCAAAGAGCTGGTTTCCCCTGAGGACAATTTGTCGCTCACAGGAACACGTAATATTAGCGGCCTGTGGATCCTGGTCAACACCCATCGGCAAAAAAAAAGAATTCGACCCGTTAACGTTGCGCCGGGTGTCTGTATAACCGCCAAAAGTTTCCTGGATTGCCATCTGCGTGGTGAAAATGCACGCTTTGATGCACCGGCAAAGCCAAGCTGTGACTGCGGTTGGCTTACCGGTCGTCACGTTTTTCTTCCCGTAGGCTTTCAAAAGCGGTCTCGGATCTACTTCCTTACACGGCAAATTGCGACAACGCAAAACAGCAGGTGGCTCACGCTAGGAGCGAGTTCGAGTCGGTGATTGGACCGTCTCGCTTTCGTTTCATCGGCTGAATAGATCAACGGCCAGAACGATTGCTGGAGCCGCGTCCTGTCCGCGACCTTGATCAAGCCTGGCAACGTTGCTGTTCGGTTGCTTGACGCCGTTTGCCCTCTTCGCTGAGCAGAACTTTGCTCACGCAGTTCCCACTAAAATCGGCTCGGTGAAGCCCCGGTCGGGCTCGGATCGCCTTTGGGTGATTCATTTCGCCGAGCTGCTGGCTGTCGTTTGTTTTGCAGGGGGTAGCCTCCGTTGCTGCTGATTTGCCCGAGAAACAGCCGGCCAAACAGCCTCGCAGGCGACAGATGCTGCAAATGGCAATTCGTGGCAGACGGAAGCTGCTCGGTTCTGAAAACGCGAAAGTCATAGGGGCTATTGCGATCCTGAGCCTGTCCCCTTGCTCACGGGCCCCTTGCTCACGGATGATCAATTTGGAGACGCCTGCATCGGAAATTGAGCTGTCAAAACGATCTTTGGCGGTTGTCCCCGTAAAAGCGCCGTGAAAGCGCCGTGAAAACGTCATCCGCTGTCGTTGCCCACTGAATCGGCCGTCTGGGGCAAATGCTTCCAATTTCATCATCTCTGCAGCCCGGCGGTAAACAACCAGTCCGCGGCAAGGCCGAGTGATGAGAACTCAAAGGTTATGGCGTTCATGCCGTTAGAAATAGAAAGAATGGGTCTCCCTCGGTTGCTGTTCTATTAATACGGCCGTCATCTGCATCGACCAAATCAGTTAAATCCGGAACGCCTGATTCATGTTCCGGACGAAGCATCTTTATCCCCGTGAGAACGCAAGTATCGAATCGGCTGTGCCGTCTTTGAAATCTTTCATCCACGGTTGAATTCTTGCGCGGTCGTTTGGCATGTGGTTCGTGCTTAAGTGGGCGCCTGGTCCGAACCCAATGAAAGCCCTGCCCAGGCTGCTTGGAAGAGCCCAGGAGACCGAAATTGCGATCATCCCATCCTGCACATGCATGGATTTTCCCCGACGATGTGGCTGCTTGTGTTGATGAATCCAAGTCGCAAATGGGCCATCATCAGCGTTGTTTGGCGGCCAGTGTTCCGCGCCCCAATCACTAGGAGGCAGTCGTGGTCAGAAGGCTTGGTAGGGCGCGCTAAAGATCTATCTGCAGAGACTTGTTTGAGAAAATTGACTTTTCGGCTGCCGAGCGAGTCATGGCCTTGTTCCACAGTCTGAGGCGATTCGCATGGATGGAAAAGAGAATGAAACAGACGCTCAGAAGATCTGAATTTTGCATCCATCAATATTGACGTCTCTGAAGTTGCTTCAATCATTTCATGTGTTGTTTCGCCTGATTCTCTAGGCTTAGCGAGCCGGAAGGAATGAAGGATTCGCCATTTGGGTGTTTGCTGAGAACCGGGGAATGGGGCTGCCTGCTTCGTCTCGAACACGCTGTGCCCCTTTGTTATTGGCCGAATTTCAGATCTCGAGCTGAAGTTGCGTTCTGGATTTCATTCTGGATTTCATTCTGGATTTCATTGATCGGCCGTTGCTCGTAAGGAGGTCCGATCTTGGAATGGGCAAATGGAGAGAAAATGGGCAAATGGAGAGAAGAAGCTCTGATTTCTGCTAACTTGTCGTCCTCGGGTTCGGGGCAGCTTTCCCAGGGACTCGCGTCCCGCTCCCCCCGCATTTCCAGATCGTGGAGAATCCAGCATTGAATCGACCGAATTCCATTTTCGTCTATGGAACCTTGAAGCGGGGGGAGTGCCGCGAAAACGCTTGGCCGTTGCCGTCTCGGAAGGTCGCTGCGGCCCGAGTTCGGGCTGAAATGTACGATCTGGGCCCCTATCCGGCGATCATCAGCGGAGATGACTGGGTGTTGGGTGAGCGCTGGGAGTTTGCGCCTCAGGACCTTCTTGCCACGCTGAAGGTGCTCGATGAAATCGAAGGTTATCGGAATCGTGCAGACGATCTCTATCAACGCCAGATCGTTTCTTGTTGGGGCGGTTCTGGGGTGAGTGCCGAAATCATCGGTGTTGGCAAGCCGACGGTCGTTGCTGCTTACGCCTACTTTTTTTCGGAAGCGGAGCATTTAAAACGCGTGGCCCACCGAATTATTCCACACGGCAACGTGTGTCAATGGGGCCGTTGAGTCGCCGGTGGAGTTGAGATTGTCAGGTTAACTCGACGATCTCTTTCGGCCGGCATCACTCACGATATAGGTGCGATTCATGCGGCGAATCGTTTCTTTCAGCGAATTTCGACTGGAAGCGGGCGACAAGAGTTCGGCTTCCGATCCGAGAGCGAGTACGCGCGGAATGATTTCCAGATCGTGTCCGGCCTTGACGGTCAAGATGATGCTCCCGTCGGCGTGTCGTTTGATTTTCTGATCGGGATGCCAGGGATCCTCCTCAATCCAAGGTGCAGCATAGGCGCTGACTTGAATCCGGAAGGTGCGGAGTTTTCCACCACTGAAGATTCCGATACTTTCGCGCAGATGTTGTTCTAGGTGAAAGTCGGATCTTGGCTTGAACCAGTTGTCGAGCGCGGTTGCTTTCCGGAAACGGTCCAGTTTGAGGTGGCGGATGGGTTGATCTGCGTCATCCGCCTCGCAGGCGTCGGCGATGACGTAGAGGCTGCCATGGTAAAATGCGATCCCATACGGGTGGATCTGGCGTTTTGAGGCTCGGTCTTGGCCGAGCGGCTTGTAGCTGATTTCGACCACACGATGTTCGAGGATGGATCGATTGATGGTCTTTAGCATGCCCTGATGTCGTTCG
This genomic window contains:
- a CDS encoding gamma-glutamylcyclotransferase codes for the protein MNRPNSIFVYGTLKRGECRENAWPLPSRKVAAARVRAEMYDLGPYPAIISGDDWVLGERWEFAPQDLLATLKVLDEIEGYRNRADDLYQRQIVSCWGGSGVSAEIIGVGKPTVVAAYAYFFSEAEHLKRVAHRIIPHGNVCQWGR
- a CDS encoding WYL domain-containing protein; protein product: MARNEQLIRQHKLLQILERFRFGRTLPELRDELVDELGLSSLHTRSVRRDLEALQAAGIDVGVHETQRGRIWKLGPLFRGSHKITASATELLAFSLGRDLLTPLAGTPFWIGIESFWNKIRDSLPSSVWSHYEKYRQVLHVLGMPAKSYERHQGMLKTINRSILEHRVVEISYKPLGQDRASKRQIHPYGIAFYHGSLYVIADACEADDADQPIRHLKLDRFRKATALDNWFKPRSDFHLEQHLRESIGIFSGGKLRTFRIQVSAYAAPWIEEDPWHPDQKIKRHADGSIILTVKAGHDLEIIPRVLALGSEAELLSPASSRNSLKETIRRMNRTYIVSDAGRKRSSS